One Spirochaeta cellobiosiphila DSM 17781 DNA window includes the following coding sequences:
- a CDS encoding CPBP family intramembrane glutamic endopeptidase → MIAEALKGDYSKKTIFVIWLLVTIPMGLGTYVLVPWLIPHIPLHPGILYWIIMVIGMIWQFILSVIILKIELGTITWSRLKDRLWLHQPRDKNNNRFLKAYLLLIPIIGYNFFIEQTGYFDFITNTIVSHFPILAKPSYGEITALIDPQFRGHYSLILLAIVSCLFNYLLGEELLFRGILLPKMGKAFGKTDWIVNGILFATYHIHKITEVPLFIIGSFFIAFVSRKYRSIFPTLLNHGLEAVPLLGAVIWVVFFM, encoded by the coding sequence ATGATAGCAGAAGCACTCAAAGGAGATTATTCCAAAAAGACCATATTCGTCATCTGGTTATTAGTAACAATACCTATGGGATTGGGCACTTATGTTCTGGTTCCCTGGCTCATTCCCCATATTCCCCTGCATCCAGGTATACTATATTGGATCATAATGGTGATAGGAATGATTTGGCAATTCATTCTATCGGTCATCATACTCAAAATCGAACTAGGAACAATAACATGGTCCAGGCTTAAGGACAGATTGTGGCTCCACCAACCACGGGATAAGAATAATAACAGATTCTTGAAGGCCTATTTATTATTAATTCCTATTATAGGCTACAATTTTTTTATTGAACAAACGGGCTACTTTGACTTTATTACCAATACCATAGTCAGCCATTTTCCCATACTGGCCAAGCCAAGCTATGGAGAGATTACGGCATTAATAGATCCTCAATTCAGAGGCCATTATTCACTAATACTTCTAGCCATCGTTAGTTGTCTTTTCAATTATCTATTAGGAGAGGAACTACTGTTCAGAGGGATACTATTACCCAAAATGGGAAAAGCCTTCGGAAAAACAGACTGGATAGTGAATGGTATCCTCTTTGCTACATATCATATACATAAGATTACGGAAGTCCCCTTATTTATAATAGGTTCCTTTTTTATTGCCTTTGTTAGTCGCAAATACCGTTCTATTTTCCCAACCCTTCTTAATCACGGCTTAGAAGCAGTCCCCTTGTTGGGAGCTGTGATATGGGTGGTGTTTTTTATGTGA
- a CDS encoding helix-turn-helix domain-containing protein produces MLIIIGAFIALFLASLALMKPDKDRSSYLLIIWLIIFGVHMGLSYSLFYGYTYNIPFLLGWNLPMPLLHGPLMYLYIQSILEKPSIRRDKYSFFHFLLPLGLNIYQIPFFLLSSEDKLSFYLYQEQHTGIYSRILYILILLSGFSYTFLALLLWRKHNKRLVSKRKNWIRFVIYGFGILWMAILMINEVPSQTNENTPLWDIIVYGSVAFYVIILAFLGISMTSIFSSIPKETSTYNTQPLYKKSTLTPEQARSIATNLQSSMERNKFYLQSDLKLPYVAEQLNVQANHLSQTINEYLKLSFNEYINTLRITEFINNIHRIASGEHNIITLAYECGFNSKSSFNSVFKRIAGDTPKAFINKSNPEG; encoded by the coding sequence ATGTTAATAATAATCGGTGCTTTCATAGCTTTATTTCTGGCCTCACTGGCCCTTATGAAGCCTGATAAGGACAGATCTAGCTACTTACTCATTATATGGTTAATCATTTTTGGGGTTCATATGGGACTAAGCTATTCCCTCTTTTATGGCTATACCTACAATATTCCCTTTTTACTGGGATGGAACCTACCAATGCCCCTCTTACATGGTCCACTCATGTATCTTTATATTCAATCTATCCTAGAAAAGCCTTCAATAAGAAGAGATAAATATTCCTTCTTCCATTTCCTCCTTCCTCTGGGCCTCAATATCTATCAAATACCTTTCTTTCTCTTGTCATCAGAAGATAAACTCTCATTCTACCTATATCAGGAGCAACACACAGGAATTTATAGCCGTATTTTATACATTCTGATTCTACTAAGCGGATTCTCCTATACCTTCCTGGCCTTATTATTGTGGAGAAAACATAATAAGAGATTGGTTTCAAAACGAAAGAACTGGATTCGTTTTGTGATCTATGGTTTTGGTATTCTATGGATGGCCATACTTATGATCAATGAAGTGCCTTCCCAGACTAATGAAAATACCCCTCTATGGGACATCATCGTCTATGGATCAGTGGCTTTCTATGTTATAATCTTGGCTTTCCTTGGCATTAGTATGACGAGTATATTTTCCTCTATTCCCAAAGAGACTTCAACTTACAACACCCAGCCTCTTTACAAGAAGTCCACACTAACACCAGAACAAGCTCGCTCTATCGCTACTAATCTCCAAAGCTCTATGGAAAGAAACAAATTCTACCTCCAATCGGATCTAAAACTCCCCTATGTAGCAGAGCAACTTAATGTCCAGGCCAATCACTTATCCCAGACAATCAATGAATATCTGAAGCTTAGTTTTAACGAATATATTAATACCTTGAGAATTACAGAGTTTATCAACAACATACATAGGATAGCTTCTGGAGAACACAATATTATTACTTTGGCCTATGAATGTGGATTCAATTCCAAATCCTCCTTCAATTCTGTTTTCAAACGAATCGCAGGAGATACTCCCAAAGCCTTTATAAATAAGTCCAATCCTGAGGGATAG
- the grpE gene encoding nucleotide exchange factor GrpE, protein MSDDLKQEVEEEQVINEESAPVDDDSSDVSEAEDLQKRIQELEEENSELKNQYLRKQADFENYRKRMAREKQEAIKYANTSLLTDLIGVIDNFELAIKSTESSQDFNSFHEGIQMIEKQFTSMLEQKHGLTRYESTGEVFDPSKHEAIAMTDSEEHTESVVLEDFQKGYLLNDRVIRPAKVRVANPKAPVEESTDNDENEE, encoded by the coding sequence ATGTCAGACGATTTGAAGCAGGAAGTAGAGGAAGAACAAGTTATTAATGAAGAATCTGCCCCTGTAGATGACGATAGCAGTGATGTATCAGAAGCAGAGGATCTACAGAAGCGTATTCAAGAACTTGAAGAAGAAAACTCTGAACTTAAGAATCAGTACTTGAGAAAACAAGCTGATTTTGAAAACTATCGCAAAAGGATGGCCCGCGAGAAGCAAGAGGCTATAAAATACGCGAATACCTCTTTATTAACAGACTTAATAGGGGTCATAGACAACTTTGAATTGGCTATCAAATCTACAGAAAGCTCCCAGGACTTTAATTCCTTCCACGAAGGAATACAAATGATTGAGAAGCAATTCACTTCGATGCTCGAACAAAAACATGGTTTGACTCGCTATGAATCAACTGGTGAGGTTTTTGATCCTTCAAAGCACGAAGCCATTGCCATGACTGACTCAGAAGAGCACACAGAGTCTGTTGTATTAGAAGATTTTCAGAAGGGTTACCTTCTTAATGATAGGGTGATTAGACCTGCTAAAGTAAGAGTAGCTAATCCAAAGGCTCCTGTAGAAGAGTCTACTGATAACGACGAAAACGAAGAATAA
- the dnaK gene encoding molecular chaperone DnaK, which produces MGKIIGIDLGTTNSCVAVMEGGEPIVIQNAEGQRTTPSMVAYTGKGERLIGQPAKNQMVTNPEHTIYSIKRFMGRNFNEISEESRMIPYPLVEGSTGDVRVKINDDLLSPPEISAAILQKMKKTAEDYLGETITEAIVTVPAYFNDAQRQATKDAGKIAGLDVKRIVNEPTAAALAYGFGKDNNRDEKIAVYDLGGGTFDISILELGDGVFEVKSTNGDTHLGGDNFDQAIIDWLISSFKQDQGIDLSQDRMALQRLKEAAEKAKKELSSTQSSDINLPFITADATGPKHMQYNLTRSKFDQMTEDLVRRTFEPCKKALSDAGVTASDIDEVILVGGSTRIPAVQAAVKEVFGKEPHRGVNPDEVVAMGASIQGGILGGDVKDVLLLDVTPLSLGIETLGGVCTKLIERNTTIPTRKSQIFSTAADNQTAVSIHVLQGEREMASQNRTLGRFDLTDIPAAPRGVPQIEVSFDIDANGIVHVSAKDLGTGKEQKIRIETSSGLSEDEIDKMVKDAEVHAAEDKKVKERAEARNVADNLVYSTEKSLKDFGDKVSAEEKSNIESAIAELKKALEADNVEEIKAKTEALQQASYKLAEEMYKQQAPQGEAGPEAGAAGAEDSSQSSNSGDAEDVDYEVVDDDK; this is translated from the coding sequence ATGGGTAAAATCATTGGAATTGACTTAGGAACCACTAACTCCTGTGTGGCTGTAATGGAAGGTGGAGAACCTATTGTAATTCAAAACGCAGAAGGGCAGAGAACAACCCCTTCTATGGTAGCGTATACAGGAAAAGGGGAGCGATTAATTGGTCAACCCGCTAAAAACCAGATGGTTACAAACCCTGAACACACTATCTATTCCATTAAAAGATTTATGGGAAGAAATTTTAACGAGATCTCAGAAGAATCAAGAATGATTCCCTATCCTTTAGTTGAAGGAAGTACTGGTGATGTTCGTGTTAAGATCAATGATGATCTTCTCTCACCTCCTGAAATATCCGCTGCCATACTTCAAAAGATGAAGAAAACAGCAGAAGACTATCTTGGTGAAACAATAACAGAAGCTATTGTAACTGTACCAGCTTATTTTAATGATGCCCAAAGACAGGCCACAAAAGACGCAGGTAAGATCGCCGGATTAGATGTTAAGAGAATTGTAAACGAACCAACAGCCGCTGCTTTGGCTTATGGTTTTGGTAAAGATAATAATCGTGATGAAAAGATCGCCGTATATGACTTGGGTGGTGGTACTTTTGATATTTCCATTCTTGAATTAGGTGATGGTGTATTTGAAGTAAAATCTACTAATGGTGACACACACTTAGGTGGTGATAACTTTGACCAAGCTATTATTGATTGGTTAATCAGTAGCTTCAAACAAGATCAGGGTATCGATTTATCACAAGATAGAATGGCATTACAACGATTAAAAGAAGCGGCAGAAAAAGCTAAGAAGGAATTATCAAGTACACAAAGTTCTGATATTAACCTTCCTTTTATTACAGCGGATGCTACGGGTCCTAAGCATATGCAGTATAACCTTACACGTTCAAAGTTCGATCAAATGACAGAAGATTTAGTTCGAAGAACTTTTGAACCTTGTAAAAAAGCTTTATCTGATGCAGGTGTAACAGCTTCAGATATTGATGAAGTTATCCTTGTTGGTGGTTCTACCCGTATTCCTGCTGTACAGGCAGCTGTTAAAGAAGTATTCGGTAAAGAACCTCACAGAGGGGTGAATCCTGATGAAGTTGTTGCTATGGGTGCTTCTATCCAGGGTGGTATTTTAGGGGGAGATGTTAAAGACGTTCTTCTTCTTGATGTAACACCATTATCTCTTGGTATTGAAACTCTTGGTGGTGTATGTACCAAACTAATAGAAAGAAATACGACTATCCCAACAAGAAAATCTCAGATTTTCTCAACTGCTGCTGATAATCAAACTGCTGTAAGCATTCATGTTCTTCAAGGGGAACGGGAAATGGCTAGTCAAAATAGAACATTAGGACGTTTTGACTTAACAGATATTCCTGCTGCACCTCGTGGTGTTCCTCAGATTGAAGTAAGTTTTGATATTGATGCTAATGGTATTGTCCATGTATCAGCCAAGGATTTGGGAACAGGTAAAGAACAGAAAATCAGAATCGAAACATCAAGCGGTTTAAGCGAAGATGAAATCGACAAGATGGTTAAAGATGCAGAAGTTCATGCTGCTGAAGATAAGAAAGTAAAGGAACGGGCAGAAGCGCGAAACGTTGCTGATAACCTTGTTTATTCTACTGAAAAATCTCTTAAAGATTTTGGTGACAAAGTATCTGCTGAAGAAAAGAGCAATATTGAATCAGCCATTGCTGAATTAAAGAAAGCTCTTGAAGCTGATAATGTTGAGGAAATCAAAGCTAAAACAGAAGCCCTTCAACAAGCTTCCTACAAACTAGCTGAAGAAATGTACAAGCAACAAGCACCTCAAGGGGAAGCGGGACCTGAAGCAGGAGCTGCGGGAGCTGAGGATTCTTCTCAGTCTTCTAATTCCGGAGATGCTGAGGATGTAGATTACGAAGTTGTTGATGACGACAAGTAG
- the dnaJ gene encoding molecular chaperone DnaJ: MAKRDYYEVLGLQKGASTDEIKKAYRKLAVKYHPDKNQGDKEAEERFKEGTEAYEVLSDDKKRAAYDQFGFAGVEGMGAGGAGGFGGGFGGAAARDFEDLFGGFGDIFDSFFGGGGGGGRRRSNNNRGNDLRYDLEIDFKEAVFGAKKEISFKRDSSCDVCHGSGAKSGSGRKTCPTCGGSGQVRRSSGFFSIASPCPSCKGEGYTIEDPCNKCYGTGTVQKTQKIKVTIPAGIEHGKRIRIEGQGDAGQSGGAPGDLYVVILVHNHEYFERNGNDIYCMIPISLTQASLGSEIQVETLDGKKVKLKVPGGTQNGKVMRLRGEGVPYLHNANRRGDMYIKIRVEVPNKLSSKAKKLMQELSEELGEEEKPRPVRLSDIN; the protein is encoded by the coding sequence TTGGCAAAACGAGATTATTATGAGGTACTGGGGCTCCAAAAAGGAGCCTCAACTGATGAAATAAAGAAAGCTTACAGAAAGCTAGCTGTTAAGTATCACCCTGACAAGAACCAAGGGGATAAGGAAGCTGAGGAACGGTTCAAAGAGGGGACAGAAGCTTATGAAGTCCTTTCTGATGATAAGAAACGAGCGGCCTATGATCAATTTGGTTTTGCCGGAGTAGAAGGCATGGGTGCTGGAGGTGCCGGCGGGTTTGGCGGAGGATTTGGTGGTGCAGCTGCCAGAGACTTTGAGGACTTGTTCGGTGGCTTCGGTGATATCTTTGATTCTTTCTTTGGCGGAGGCGGAGGCGGTGGTCGTCGACGTTCCAACAACAACCGGGGAAATGACCTCAGATACGATCTGGAGATAGATTTTAAAGAGGCTGTGTTCGGTGCCAAAAAGGAAATATCCTTTAAACGGGATTCTTCTTGTGACGTTTGTCATGGTTCCGGAGCTAAATCCGGTAGTGGACGAAAAACCTGTCCAACCTGTGGAGGTAGTGGACAAGTTCGAAGAAGTTCTGGCTTCTTCTCTATCGCTAGTCCCTGTCCCAGTTGTAAGGGGGAAGGATACACGATTGAGGATCCCTGTAATAAGTGTTATGGAACAGGAACAGTTCAAAAGACACAGAAGATTAAAGTAACCATTCCTGCGGGGATTGAGCATGGAAAACGGATTCGCATTGAAGGTCAGGGAGATGCCGGCCAGAGTGGCGGTGCTCCAGGGGACTTGTATGTTGTTATTCTGGTTCATAATCATGAGTATTTTGAACGAAATGGTAATGACATTTATTGTATGATTCCCATAAGCTTAACCCAGGCCTCCTTAGGCTCAGAAATCCAGGTTGAAACACTGGATGGTAAGAAAGTGAAGCTCAAGGTTCCCGGTGGAACACAGAATGGTAAAGTAATGCGCCTTAGAGGGGAAGGTGTTCCTTATCTACATAATGCAAACCGTAGAGGAGACATGTATATCAAGATACGTGTTGAAGTTCCCAATAAACTAAGTTCTAAAGCTAAGAAGCTTATGCAGGAATTAAGTGAAGAGTTGGGAGAAGAGGAAAAGCCAAGGCCTGTAAGGTTATCTGATATTAATTAA
- a CDS encoding HAMP domain-containing protein codes for MNEKRILILFRNRLIAWGLLSVLGSFLVFSLVMGIFYFTNDITGDSVYRDWNILFTVLLLNNLIIMLFLIGTGIYLANRIVSPIKRISRSLETIVNGKKPQRIDIKEPDIFTELVQNINLLIEKTDQ; via the coding sequence ATGAATGAGAAAAGGATACTCATATTATTCAGGAATCGTCTCATCGCCTGGGGGCTCTTATCTGTATTAGGATCATTTCTTGTATTTTCCCTTGTGATGGGGATCTTCTATTTTACTAATGATATCACCGGAGATAGTGTTTATAGAGACTGGAATATTCTCTTTACTGTGCTTCTTTTGAATAATCTGATAATTATGTTATTCTTGATTGGTACGGGAATTTATTTAGCAAATAGGATAGTTTCTCCCATAAAACGTATTAGTCGCTCTCTGGAGACCATTGTCAATGGAAAAAAGCCTCAAAGGATTGATATTAAGGAGCCTGATATCTTTACGGAACTAGTACAAAATATTAATCTCTTGATTGAAAAAACTGATCAGTAG
- the rlmB gene encoding 23S rRNA (guanosine(2251)-2'-O)-methyltransferase RlmB, which yields MIHTGYHGMEEGIRNPQKDMVLFISKKSKRNTSIVELAEQAGVTIKNVPDKELDALCGVKNHRGIALQVNQVQKRRYQSLEDFIAEHNSDTGIVVFLDGVTDPQNFGAILRSCDQFEADLVVLPSKRSVKETDLVARTSAGASAYVPVVTVPNLTRAIGQVKEAGFWTYGADMNGTVSPEMDFKGKVAIVMGREGQGLHRLVKEECDGIVSIPTGGHIDSLNVSVATGVLLYEIACQQKRFY from the coding sequence TTGATACACACAGGTTACCATGGTATGGAAGAGGGAATTCGTAACCCTCAGAAAGATATGGTCTTATTCATTAGTAAAAAAAGTAAACGTAATACCAGTATTGTGGAACTGGCGGAACAAGCAGGTGTTACAATAAAGAATGTACCTGATAAAGAATTAGATGCCCTCTGCGGTGTAAAGAATCATAGGGGGATTGCTCTTCAGGTAAATCAGGTTCAGAAGAGACGGTATCAATCCCTGGAGGATTTTATTGCTGAACATAATAGCGACACTGGTATTGTTGTCTTTCTGGATGGTGTAACAGATCCTCAAAACTTCGGAGCGATCCTTAGGTCCTGTGATCAATTTGAAGCGGATCTCGTCGTTCTTCCTTCCAAAAGATCTGTTAAGGAAACGGATTTGGTTGCCCGTACTTCAGCTGGCGCCAGTGCTTATGTTCCTGTCGTAACAGTACCCAATCTGACACGGGCCATTGGACAAGTTAAAGAAGCAGGTTTCTGGACCTATGGTGCAGATATGAATGGTACCGTTTCTCCTGAAATGGATTTTAAAGGTAAAGTTGCTATCGTCATGGGACGGGAAGGGCAAGGATTACATAGACTGGTAAAAGAAGAATGTGACGGAATTGTTAGTATTCCTACTGGGGGACATATTGATTCCCTCAATGTTTCCGTAGCTACAGGTGTCTTGTTATACGAGATCGCTTGCCAGCAAAAACGTTTTTATTAA
- the purD gene encoding phosphoribosylamine--glycine ligase, translating into MRVLILGSGGREHAISWKFSQSKRISGLYIAPGNGGTAELGTNLNINPEKEDQVLQACRDNKIDLVFVGPEGPLAAGIVDKIKEAGIAVIGPHQEAAQLESSKAFSKDFMVRNHIPTAESRTFTKASDFESYMKSITHRVVLKKSGLAAGKGVLESTDQEELLHFGKEVLKTDSLVVEEFLEGFEVSFFVLSDGKNYRVLPPCSDYKKAHDNDEGLNTGGMGAICPVPWVTKELYSEIEQSIIKTTMDSLNKEGLNYVGVVYIGVMVTSKGPKVLEYNVRFGDPETQPLLSLIESDFGNIADAMIKGHLDNYTPRVNENNTALGVVIAAEGYPGEYNKSIPVQPIPEDTEDALIFHASTSIDAQGQLVTGGGRCFTSVGIGSDIISAYSAAYRGTKFVNFEGAWFRNDIGKKFYEEA; encoded by the coding sequence GTGAGAGTACTCATATTGGGCTCAGGAGGGCGGGAACATGCCATATCTTGGAAATTTTCCCAAAGCAAACGTATAAGCGGCTTATACATCGCCCCAGGCAACGGAGGGACTGCTGAATTAGGGACCAATTTGAATATTAACCCTGAAAAGGAAGATCAAGTACTACAAGCATGTAGAGATAATAAGATTGATCTTGTATTTGTTGGTCCAGAAGGTCCTTTAGCTGCTGGAATCGTTGACAAAATCAAGGAAGCTGGAATTGCCGTAATAGGCCCCCATCAGGAAGCTGCACAATTAGAGTCTAGCAAAGCCTTTAGTAAAGATTTTATGGTTAGGAATCATATCCCTACTGCAGAATCAAGAACATTTACTAAAGCCAGTGATTTTGAATCCTACATGAAATCAATCACTCATAGGGTTGTACTTAAAAAGAGCGGATTGGCAGCAGGAAAAGGCGTCCTGGAATCAACAGATCAAGAGGAATTACTTCACTTTGGTAAAGAAGTTCTCAAAACAGACTCACTTGTTGTAGAGGAGTTTTTAGAAGGTTTTGAAGTAAGCTTTTTTGTCCTGTCCGATGGAAAAAATTATCGGGTACTACCACCTTGTTCTGATTACAAAAAAGCTCATGATAATGATGAAGGTCTCAATACAGGTGGTATGGGGGCTATCTGTCCTGTTCCCTGGGTAACCAAGGAATTATATAGTGAGATAGAACAAAGCATCATCAAAACAACAATGGACAGTCTTAATAAAGAAGGACTTAACTATGTTGGAGTTGTTTATATCGGGGTTATGGTGACCAGTAAAGGACCAAAGGTTCTTGAGTACAATGTACGTTTCGGAGATCCGGAAACTCAGCCACTGTTATCCTTAATTGAATCTGATTTTGGTAATATTGCAGATGCTATGATCAAGGGACATCTAGATAACTATACACCACGAGTTAATGAAAATAATACGGCACTGGGGGTTGTTATCGCCGCTGAGGGCTATCCCGGTGAATATAATAAAAGTATCCCTGTTCAACCAATACCTGAAGATACAGAGGATGCTCTGATCTTCCACGCCTCTACATCAATCGATGCTCAGGGTCAATTAGTAACAGGGGGAGGACGTTGCTTTACCTCCGTAGGAATCGGAAGTGATATCATATCAGCCTATTCAGCAGCTTATAGAGGAACAAAATTTGTTAACTTTGAAGGTGCCTGGTTCAGAAATGATATAGGTAAAAAGTTCTACGAAGAGGCATAA
- the purN gene encoding phosphoribosylglycinamide formyltransferase, with protein MAKIAVMASGSGSNFEALVKGLHGTSHKVELLICDKQQAYALTRAEKLEIPSYVVLYRGRKREEAEEDILSILEKAQVDLVVLAGYMRLLSPTFVNPLKDKIINIHPSLLPKHPGTHGIEDSWKSDDSEMGITIHYVDQGMDTGPIIEQYSFVKEDKDTLDTVEKKIHSLEHKYYPEVIIRLLDKIDLEDK; from the coding sequence ATGGCTAAAATAGCTGTCATGGCTTCAGGTTCTGGTAGTAATTTTGAGGCTCTGGTTAAGGGATTACACGGGACGTCTCATAAGGTAGAATTACTCATATGTGACAAACAACAAGCCTATGCACTGACTAGAGCAGAAAAGCTGGAGATTCCCTCTTATGTCGTTTTATACAGAGGGCGTAAAAGAGAAGAAGCAGAAGAGGATATTCTAAGTATTTTGGAGAAAGCACAAGTTGATCTCGTTGTACTAGCTGGTTATATGCGTTTACTCTCACCCACTTTTGTAAATCCTTTAAAAGATAAAATAATTAATATTCATCCTTCCCTACTACCCAAACATCCAGGAACTCATGGAATTGAGGACAGTTGGAAGTCGGATGATAGCGAAATGGGGATAACCATTCACTATGTTGACCAGGGGATGGATACTGGTCCTATAATAGAACAATATTCCTTTGTAAAAGAAGATAAAGACACTCTAGATACGGTAGAGAAGAAAATACATTCTTTAGAACATAAGTATTACCCGGAGGTCATTATAAGACTTCTGGATAAAATAGATTTGGAGGATAAGTAG
- the purM gene encoding phosphoribosylformylglycinamidine cyclo-ligase has protein sequence MAKTYASAGVDIEKGDRFANFISNINSKAVSQGLGGFAGGIEIDPTRYKKPVLLSATDGVGTKLIVGQQLKQYDTLGIDLVAMCVNDLIVCGAEPLVFLDYIACGGIDESILHPLMAGVVTGCEQAECTLAGGETAEMPDLYKTGDFDLAGFSVGMVDKDQMLPFKDQMKAGDVILGIPSAGIHSNGLSLARKVISPEDKTAMTELLKPTIIYVKHMKSLLQTGNVLGAAHITGGGLEGNIVRSIPDNLSIKLTWDWDLPWIFEKIRKDGQIEESEMRKVFNMGIGMAVICHPDKVESLLSKAKESDFELHNIGVLS, from the coding sequence ATGGCTAAGACCTATGCCTCAGCCGGGGTTGATATTGAAAAGGGAGATCGATTTGCGAATTTTATATCCAATATTAATTCCAAAGCCGTATCTCAAGGATTAGGTGGTTTTGCTGGTGGTATCGAGATAGATCCAACCCGCTATAAAAAACCAGTCCTGTTATCCGCAACTGATGGTGTGGGAACAAAACTCATAGTAGGACAACAGCTCAAACAATATGACACACTGGGTATAGATCTCGTTGCTATGTGTGTGAATGACCTTATTGTGTGTGGTGCAGAACCATTAGTCTTTCTTGATTATATTGCTTGCGGTGGGATAGACGAGTCCATTCTTCATCCGCTTATGGCCGGGGTTGTCACTGGTTGTGAACAAGCTGAATGTACTCTGGCAGGGGGGGAAACAGCTGAAATGCCCGATCTCTATAAGACTGGAGACTTTGATTTAGCCGGATTTAGTGTGGGTATGGTAGATAAAGACCAAATGTTGCCCTTCAAAGATCAAATGAAAGCAGGTGATGTTATTCTGGGAATTCCTAGCGCGGGTATACACTCTAATGGTCTTAGTTTAGCCAGGAAAGTGATAAGTCCTGAGGACAAAACAGCTATGACAGAATTACTAAAACCAACCATTATCTATGTAAAACATATGAAATCCCTGCTTCAAACGGGCAATGTACTGGGAGCCGCCCATATTACTGGTGGAGGACTGGAAGGTAATATTGTAAGAAGTATTCCAGACAACCTCAGTATCAAATTGACCTGGGATTGGGATTTGCCCTGGATATTCGAAAAAATCCGTAAAGACGGACAGATCGAAGAATCAGAAATGCGGAAAGTATTTAATATGGGCATAGGAATGGCTGTCATTTGCCATCCTGACAAGGTGGAATCTCTCCTATCAAAGGCAAAAGAATCTGATTTCGAACTTCATAACATCGGGGTCCTCAGCTGA